In Saccharolobus solfataricus, a genomic segment contains:
- the mvaD gene encoding diphosphomevalonate decarboxylase, translating into MLKSVTVSAPSNIAVVKYWGKRGDERLNLPLNNSLSITLDDQLSVITKVTLNDKNIVIVNDRILSEDEMKEYAGRVLDTFKKIVGKEFHVKVESKSKFPINAGLASSAAGIAALAFSLNELLELNLKSEELSKIARLGSGSACRSMFGGFVVWNKGEREDGEDSYCYQIFRHDYWSELVDIIPILSEKEKKISSRKGMIRSAETSELMECRLKYIEKTFNEVIEAIRNRDEKKFYYLMMRHSNSMHAVILDSWPSFFYLNDTSIRIMEWIHDYGKAGYTFDAGPNPHIFTTERNIGDILEFLKSLEIKRIIVSKVGDGPKVLSRE; encoded by the coding sequence GTGTTAAAGTCTGTAACAGTTTCTGCACCGTCAAATATAGCCGTTGTAAAGTACTGGGGAAAAAGGGGAGATGAAAGACTAAATTTACCGCTCAACAACTCATTATCGATTACTTTAGATGATCAGTTATCAGTGATTACCAAAGTAACCTTAAACGATAAGAATATTGTAATAGTTAACGATAGGATCTTATCAGAAGATGAAATGAAAGAGTATGCTGGAAGGGTCTTGGATACCTTTAAGAAAATCGTTGGCAAGGAATTTCACGTTAAAGTTGAGTCAAAGTCAAAATTTCCTATTAATGCGGGATTAGCGTCTTCTGCAGCAGGGATTGCAGCGTTAGCCTTTAGTCTAAATGAGTTACTGGAGTTAAACCTCAAATCCGAAGAGCTTTCCAAAATAGCTAGACTGGGATCTGGAAGTGCATGTAGAAGTATGTTTGGAGGATTTGTAGTATGGAATAAGGGGGAGAGAGAAGATGGAGAGGATTCTTATTGTTATCAAATCTTCCGGCATGACTATTGGAGTGAATTAGTGGATATTATTCCTATATTAAGTGAGAAAGAAAAGAAAATCTCTTCTAGAAAGGGTATGATAAGATCAGCTGAAACTTCAGAACTAATGGAATGTAGGCTTAAATACATTGAGAAGACATTTAATGAAGTTATTGAGGCTATAAGGAATAGGGATGAGAAGAAATTCTACTATCTTATGATGAGACATAGTAATAGTATGCACGCAGTAATATTGGATAGTTGGCCATCCTTCTTTTACTTAAACGATACTTCCATAAGGATTATGGAATGGATACATGATTATGGGAAGGCTGGTTATACATTTGATGCTGGACCAAATCCTCACATTTTTACTACAGAAAGAAATATAGGAGATATTTTAGAATTCTTAAAATCTCTAGAAATAAAGAGAATAATAGTATCTAAAGTAGGAGATGGACCAAAAGTATTAAGTAGAGAATGA